A region of Rhodamnia argentea isolate NSW1041297 chromosome 9, ASM2092103v1, whole genome shotgun sequence DNA encodes the following proteins:
- the LOC115737044 gene encoding uncharacterized protein LOC115737044: protein MALVKLLLAHLILCSVYGYWGKATSISNDDSEIEAQLKILNKPAVKTFVTKDGETIDCVPIHKQPAFDHPLLKDHKIQLEPNLPPFEKDTPPPNAKSVNFGLREPCPVGTVPIPRVTKEDLIRARSIPKMPSISTRGQTNYNQHVVSLRDNQVENIKYGAGARMTVYNLTVAPDQFSSHNIWLETGPIEHISMIAASWQVNQQLNGDRISRLFTYWTGDGHHNGCYNVLCPGFVQIDREVTTNYPFYDTSVIGGKQYELLLRVEQDLYTANWWLIVNDDPPVKVGYWPKELFAYLRNGSLHAAWGGIGMEGSDGYCPPMGSGRFPDSDSDYTHAAYFRNMYWLYRFSARLQPSKKIREYVDKSNVYGLTNHGNVRKMGYTLGYGGQGGYCRAQ from the exons ATGGCTCTGGTGAAACTGTTGCTGGCGCATCTCATTTTGTGCAGCGTTTATGGTTATTGGGGCAAAGCAACAAGCATTTCCAATGATGATTCGGAGATAGAGGCACAACTAAAGATTTTGAATAAGCCTGCCGTCAAGACATTTGTG ACTAAAGACGGAGAAACCATCGATTGTGTGCCCATTCACAAGCAACCGGCATTCGATCATCCTTTACTCAAAGATCATAAAATTCAG CTAGAACCCAATTTGCCTCCTTTTGAAAAGGATACACCTCCCCCGAATGCAAAATCCGTAAATTTCGGCTTGAGAGAACCTTGCCCCGTCGGAACAGTTCCCATCCCTCGAGTGACCAAGGAAGATTTGATAAGGGCAAGATCCATTCCTAAAATGCCATCTATATCTACTAGGGGACAGACTAATTACAATCAacat GTGGTTTCTTTAAGAGACAATCAGGTAGAAAACATCAAATATGGAGCTGGTGCGAGGATGACCGTCTACAATCTAACTGTTGCTCCTGACCAGTTCAGCTCACACAATATATGGCTTGAGACAGGTCCTATAGAGCATATTAGCATGATCGCAGCCAGTTGGCAA GTCAATCAACAATTAAATGGCGATAGAATTTCCCGATTATTCACATACTGGACG GGTGATGGTCATCACAATGGGTGCTATAACGTGCTATGCCCAGGTTTTGTTCAGATCGATAGGGAAGTAACAACCAATTATCCATTCTACGATACTTCCGTCATCGGCGGGAAGCAATACGAGCTGCTGCTTCGAGTTGAACAG GACTTGTATACCGCGAACTGGTGGTTGATCGTGAACGATGATCCTCCGGTTAAAGTGGGTTATTGGCCGAAGGAACTGTTCGCCTATCTACGCAATGGCTCGCTGCATGCGGCTTGGGGAGGAATCGGCATGGAGGGAAGTGATGGATACTGTCCTCCGATGGGAAGTGGTCGATTTCCCGACAGCGACTCCGATTACACACATGCGGCGTACTTCAGGAATATGTACTGGCTTTACAGATTTAGCGCCCGCCTTCAACCTTCCAAGAAAATCCGAGAATACGTCGATAAGTCCAACGTTTATGGCTTGACGAACCATGGCAATGTACGGAAAATGGGGTACACACTTGGCTATGGAGGCCAGGGAGGTTACTGTAGAGCCCAATGA
- the LOC115736876 gene encoding transcription factor MYC2-like isoform X2, giving the protein MSLWTDYDNASAADLSAFWPTPPPPVTPPPPALLNQESLQRRLQALIEGARGREWGAAAAWTYTIFWQTSGDYSNPVLGWGDGYYKGDTKTKSKTTACFPAEQEHRKRVLRDLNSLISGSAIADDAIEEEVTDTEWFFLLSMTQSFANGAGLPGRVFFGSNPLWISGAERLVNCGCERARQAQVFGLQTMACVPVLNGVVELGSTELIFQSSDLINGIRGLFNLPDQEMGCGSRDLNSENDPTSLWICDPPVPMEINDRSMTFQIENPSSSSLTESPSAICTRNDQQSGQTQQQNEGFFTKELNFTECAINSSSRSNADSHPLKPESIEVLNFGDSGSGRLFSGHSQVEVAEETMKKKKKRSSASSGSNDEEMMSFTSGVIVPSSGMLKSVSGTGDSDHSDVEASVVKEPESSKVVEPEKRPRKRGRKPANGREEPLNHVEAERQRREKLNQRFYALRAVVPNVSKMDKASLLGDAVSYIKELNANLQAAESDKEDLQKQLDELKKQSSNKECISLKQDRKMVIDVKIMGWDAVIRVESSRKDHPAARLMVALQKLDLELQHASVSVVNEFIMIQQATVKMGSQFYTQEQLKVALFAQI; this is encoded by the exons ATGAGTCTGTGGACGGACTACGACAACGCCTCCGCGGCCGATCTCTCCGCCTTCTGGCCGACTCCCCCGCCGCCGGTCACTCCTCCTCCGCCGGCGTTGCTCAATCAGGAGTCGCTGCAGCGGCGGCTCCAGGCCCTGATCGAGGGGGCTCGCGGGAGGGAgtggggggcggcggcggcgtggACCTACACCATCTTCTGGCAGACCTCTGGCGACTATTCCAACCCTGTTCTCGGTTGGGGCGATGGGTATTACAAGGGCGataccaaaaccaaaagcaagaCCACCGCTTGCTTTCCGGCCGAGCAGGAGCACCGTAAGAGGGTCCTCCGCGACCTCAATTCGCTGATTTCCGGGTCCGCGATCGCCGATGATGCGATTGAGGAGGAAGTGACCGACACCGAGTGGTTCTTCTTGCTCTCCATGACCCAGTCGTTTGCCAACGGCGCGGGGTTGCCGGGTCGGGTCTTCTTTGGCTCAAATCCTCTGTGGATCTCGGGGGCCGAGAGATTGGTGAATTGCGGGTGCGAGAGGGCTCGGCAGGCGCAGGTCTTTGGGTTGCAGACCATGGCGTGTGTCCCCGTGTTGAACGGTGTGGTCGAACTGGGTTCCACCGAGCTGATCTTCCAGAGCTCCGATCTGATTAACGGAATTAGAGGGCTATTTAATCTCCCTGATCAGGAAATGGGTTGTGGTAGTAGGGATTTGAACAGCGAGAATGACCCGACGTCTCTTTGGATCTGCGATCCACCTGTCCCGATGGAGATTAACGATCGCTCTATGACATTTCAGATAGAGAACCCCAGTTCAAGCAGTCTTACCGAAAGCCCCAGTGCGATCTGCACCAGAAATGATCAGCAGAGCGGCCAAACCCAGCAGCAAAATGAGGGTTTTTTCACGAAAGAGTTGAACTTTACGGAGTGCGCGATTAATTCGAGTAGCAGAAGCAATGCAGATTCTCATCCTTTGAAGCCGGAATCTATTGAAGTACTGAATTTCGGAGACAGTGGGAGTGGAAGGTTGTTTTCGGGTCATTCACAGGTCGAGGTTGCAGAGGAGActatgaagaaaaagaagaagaggtcgTCTGCTTCAAGCGGTAGCAATGACGAGGAAATGATGTCCTTCACTTCTGGAGTGATTGTGCCTTCTTCAGGAATGTTGAAATCGGTCAGTGGAACGGGGGATTCGGACCATTCGGATGTTGAAGCCTCAGTGGTTAAGGAACCTGAGAGCAGCAAAGTCGTAGAACCTGAAAAGAGGCCGAGGAAGCGGGGTAGAAAACCTGCAAACGGGAGGGAGGAGCCTTTGAACCACGTGGAGGCAGAGAGGCAGAGGAGGGAGAAGCTTAATCAGAGGTTTTACGCCCTAAGGGCTGTGGTTCCGAATGTATCGAAGATGGACAAGGCTTCGTTGCTCGGAGATGCGGTGTCCTATATCAAGGAGCTTAATGCGAACCTACAAGCTGCAGAGTCCGATAAGGAGGATTTGCAGAAGCAGCTGGATGAGCTAAAGAAGCAATCATCAAATAAAGAATGTATCTCTTTGAAGCAAGATCGTAAG ATGGTAATTGATGTGAAGATCATGGGTTGGGATGCGGTGATTCGAGTGGAGAGCAGCCGGAAGGATCATCCTGCAGCAAGGTTGATGGTGGCTCTTCAAAAATTGGACTTGGAGTTGCAGCATGCTAGTGTTTCTGTGGTGAACGAGTTCATCATGATCCAGCAAGCCACAGTTAAGATGGGGAGTCAGTTCTACACTCAGGAGCAGCTCAAGGTGGCTCTATTTGCCCAAATCTGA
- the LOC115736876 gene encoding transcription factor MYC2-like isoform X1 — protein sequence MSLWTDYDNASAADLSAFWPTPPPPVTPPPPALLNQESLQRRLQALIEGARGREWGAAAAWTYTIFWQTSGDYSNPVLGWGDGYYKGDTKTKSKTTACFPAEQEHRKRVLRDLNSLISGSAIADDAIEEEVTDTEWFFLLSMTQSFANGAGLPGRVFFGSNPLWISGAERLVNCGCERARQAQVFGLQTMACVPVLNGVVELGSTELIFQSSDLINGIRGLFNLPDQEMGCGSRDLNSENDPTSLWICDPPVPMEINDRSMTFQIENPSSSSLTESPSAICTRNDQQSGQTQQQNEGFFTKELNFTECAINSSSRSNADSHPLKPESIEVLNFGDSGSGRLFSGHSQVEVAEETMKKKKKRSSASSGSNDEEMMSFTSGVIVPSSGMLKSVSGTGDSDHSDVEASVVKEPESSKVVEPEKRPRKRGRKPANGREEPLNHVEAERQRREKLNQRFYALRAVVPNVSKMDKASLLGDAVSYIKELNANLQAAESDKEDLQKQLDELKKQSSNKECISLKQDRKVAKPTGSRSNGMVIDVKIMGWDAVIRVESSRKDHPAARLMVALQKLDLELQHASVSVVNEFIMIQQATVKMGSQFYTQEQLKVALFAQI from the coding sequence ATGAGTCTGTGGACGGACTACGACAACGCCTCCGCGGCCGATCTCTCCGCCTTCTGGCCGACTCCCCCGCCGCCGGTCACTCCTCCTCCGCCGGCGTTGCTCAATCAGGAGTCGCTGCAGCGGCGGCTCCAGGCCCTGATCGAGGGGGCTCGCGGGAGGGAgtggggggcggcggcggcgtggACCTACACCATCTTCTGGCAGACCTCTGGCGACTATTCCAACCCTGTTCTCGGTTGGGGCGATGGGTATTACAAGGGCGataccaaaaccaaaagcaagaCCACCGCTTGCTTTCCGGCCGAGCAGGAGCACCGTAAGAGGGTCCTCCGCGACCTCAATTCGCTGATTTCCGGGTCCGCGATCGCCGATGATGCGATTGAGGAGGAAGTGACCGACACCGAGTGGTTCTTCTTGCTCTCCATGACCCAGTCGTTTGCCAACGGCGCGGGGTTGCCGGGTCGGGTCTTCTTTGGCTCAAATCCTCTGTGGATCTCGGGGGCCGAGAGATTGGTGAATTGCGGGTGCGAGAGGGCTCGGCAGGCGCAGGTCTTTGGGTTGCAGACCATGGCGTGTGTCCCCGTGTTGAACGGTGTGGTCGAACTGGGTTCCACCGAGCTGATCTTCCAGAGCTCCGATCTGATTAACGGAATTAGAGGGCTATTTAATCTCCCTGATCAGGAAATGGGTTGTGGTAGTAGGGATTTGAACAGCGAGAATGACCCGACGTCTCTTTGGATCTGCGATCCACCTGTCCCGATGGAGATTAACGATCGCTCTATGACATTTCAGATAGAGAACCCCAGTTCAAGCAGTCTTACCGAAAGCCCCAGTGCGATCTGCACCAGAAATGATCAGCAGAGCGGCCAAACCCAGCAGCAAAATGAGGGTTTTTTCACGAAAGAGTTGAACTTTACGGAGTGCGCGATTAATTCGAGTAGCAGAAGCAATGCAGATTCTCATCCTTTGAAGCCGGAATCTATTGAAGTACTGAATTTCGGAGACAGTGGGAGTGGAAGGTTGTTTTCGGGTCATTCACAGGTCGAGGTTGCAGAGGAGActatgaagaaaaagaagaagaggtcgTCTGCTTCAAGCGGTAGCAATGACGAGGAAATGATGTCCTTCACTTCTGGAGTGATTGTGCCTTCTTCAGGAATGTTGAAATCGGTCAGTGGAACGGGGGATTCGGACCATTCGGATGTTGAAGCCTCAGTGGTTAAGGAACCTGAGAGCAGCAAAGTCGTAGAACCTGAAAAGAGGCCGAGGAAGCGGGGTAGAAAACCTGCAAACGGGAGGGAGGAGCCTTTGAACCACGTGGAGGCAGAGAGGCAGAGGAGGGAGAAGCTTAATCAGAGGTTTTACGCCCTAAGGGCTGTGGTTCCGAATGTATCGAAGATGGACAAGGCTTCGTTGCTCGGAGATGCGGTGTCCTATATCAAGGAGCTTAATGCGAACCTACAAGCTGCAGAGTCCGATAAGGAGGATTTGCAGAAGCAGCTGGATGAGCTAAAGAAGCAATCATCAAATAAAGAATGTATCTCTTTGAAGCAAGATCGTAAGGTGGCAAAACCTACAGGAAGTAGGTCCAATGGGATGGTAATTGATGTGAAGATCATGGGTTGGGATGCGGTGATTCGAGTGGAGAGCAGCCGGAAGGATCATCCTGCAGCAAGGTTGATGGTGGCTCTTCAAAAATTGGACTTGGAGTTGCAGCATGCTAGTGTTTCTGTGGTGAACGAGTTCATCATGATCCAGCAAGCCACAGTTAAGATGGGGAGTCAGTTCTACACTCAGGAGCAGCTCAAGGTGGCTCTATTTGCCCAAATCTGA
- the LOC115736878 gene encoding protein HAIKU1-like: protein MDSSRNRQNDPLGVNKMGKNIKKSPLHQPNFPNNSNSNTTTSTNNNPNNAARQQPQPQVYNISKNDFRSIVQQLTGSPSQDPLPRPPNNPPKTPSMRLQKIRPPPLGPMNRPHIPPPAAVPVAPPPVPYNSSFVRPPQYGQPSPTPLPPMEPRDPFMQNTTDSPISAYMRYLQTSMLDPSPTQAPPHFPHQAPGQVQNHPPQSGLLHNPHLPAPRMNGPMPPMTNFPSPQMNGPALLPSPTSQFLLPSPTSYFNLLSPRSPYPLLSPGFQFPPPLTPNFSFSPATQTGILGPAPQPPPSPGLAFPLSPSGFFAIPSPRWRM, encoded by the coding sequence ATGGACAGCTCTAGGAACAGGCAGAATGATCCTTTGGGTGTGAACAAGATGGGCAAGAACATAAAGAAGAGCCCATTACACCAGCCAAACTTCCCCAACAACAGTAACAGTAACACCACCACCTCCACGAATAACAACCCAAATAATGCCGCCAGGCAACAGCCGCAGCCTCAAGTTTACAACATCAGCAAGAATGATTTCCGCAGCATTGTTCAGCAATTGACGGGTTCCCCTTCGCAAGATCCCTTGCCTAGACCTCCCAACAATCCCCCAAAAACACCGAGCATGCGGCTGCAGAAGATTCGCCCGCCCCCCTTGGGGCCTATGAACAGGCCCCATATTCCCCCTCCTGCTGCAGTTCCTGTGGCTCCGCCTCCAGTTCCCTACAACAGCAGCTTCGTTCGGCCTCCTCAATATGGTCAGCCGTCGCCAACACCTTTGCCGCCTATGGAACCTCGGGACCCATTTATGCAGAACACAACCGATTCTCCTATCTCTGCATACATGCGATACTTACAGACTTCAATGTTGGATCCTAGTCCAAcccaagctccacctcatttTCCGCATCAAGCTCCAGGCCAAGTTCAGAATCATCCACCACAATCTGGTTTGCTTCACAATCCTCATCTTCCTGCGCCAAGAATGAATGGTCCAATGCCACCTATGACCAATTTTCCTTCTCCTCAGATGAATGGTCCCGCACTTTTGCCCTCTCCGACTTCTCAATTCCTCCTACCATCGCCAACCAGTTACTTTAATTTGTTGTCTCCAAGATCGCCTTATCCTTTGCTTTCGCCTGGGTTCCAGTTTCCTCCCCCTTTGACGCCCAACTTTTCGTTTTCACCGGCCACTCAGACAGGGATTTTGGGCCCAGCTCCTCAGCCACCACCTTCACCTGGGCTTGCATTTCCGCTGTCTCCTTCAGGTTTCTTTGCAATCCCAAGCCCAAGGTGGAGGATGTAa
- the LOC115736885 gene encoding abscisic acid receptor PYR1-like, giving the protein MEEEKGEGETSQETQEHTTTHHLKVPAGLTQDEFAELAPFVDEFHTYTLRPGQCSSLLGQRIHAPRATVWSIVRRFDRPQVYKHFIKSCSVPEGFALAVGSTRDVSVISGLPAETSTERLDVLDDERQVAGFSIIGGEHRLRNYRSVTTVHEAGRTGEIWTAVLESYVVDVPEGNTEEDTRLFADTVVKLNLQKLASVAEGMARGRR; this is encoded by the coding sequence atggaggaggagaaaggCGAAGGCGAGACATCTCAAGAAACGCAAGAACACACCACGACCCACCACCTGAAGGTCCCCGCCGGGTTGACCCAGGACGAGTTCGCCGAGCTAGCCCCGTTCGTCGACGAGTTCCACACCTACACGCTCCGCCCGGGCCAGTGCTCCTCCCTCCTGGGCCAGCGCATCCACGCCCCACGCGCCACCGTCTGGTCCATCGTCCGCCGCTTCGACAGGCCCCAGGTCTACAAGCACTTCATCAAGAGCTGCTCCGTCCCCGAGGGCTTCGCGCTCGCCGTCGGCTCGACGCGCGACGTCAGCGTCATATCGGGCCTGCCGGCGGAGACCAGCACGGAGAGGCTGGACGTGCTCGACGACGAGCGCCAGGTCGCGGGGTTCAGCATCATCGGCGGCGAGCACAGGCTGAGGAACTACCGCTCGGTGACGACGGTGCACGAGGCGGGGAGGACGGGGGAGATCTGGACGGCGGTGTTGGAGTCTTACGTGGTGGACGTGCCGGAAGGGAACACCGAGGAGGACACGCGCCTCTTCGCCGACACCGTCGTGAAGCTGAATCTGCAGAAGCTGGCGTCCGTCGCCGAAGGGATGGCTCGTGGCCGGCGGTGA
- the LOC115736877 gene encoding probable ADP-ribosylation factor GTPase-activating protein AGD8, whose product MASDGFTDKNAVFRKLKAKSENKMCFDCNAKNPTWASVTYGIFLCIDCSAVHRSLGVHISFVRSTNLDSWTPEQLKMMSFGGNNRAHVFFKQHGWTDGGKIEAKYTSRAADLYRQLLSKEVAKSVAEDAGLPSSPVASQSTQASNGLPDVKISEAPKESSLGRQEVPEVSASPRTSHTIITTVKKPLGAKKPGKTGGLGARKLTTKPSENLYEQKPEEPVVPAVSTPASSTSVASPSFGSRFEYVENVQSSDLTSGGTHVIGHVAPPKSSNFFAEFGMDSGFPKKASSNSSKSQVQESDEARKKFSNAKSISSAQFFGDQNSASDLNAQVSLHKFSSSSAISSADLFGDSSDSALDVSASDLINRLSFQAQQDISSLKNIAGETGKKLSSFASAFINDLQDRVL is encoded by the exons ATGGCGTCCGATGGTTTCACCGACAAGAACGCTGTTTTCCGGAAACTGAAAGCGAAATCGGAGAACAAG ATGTGTTTCGATTGTAATGCGAAGAATCCGACTTGGGCTTCGGTGACGTATGGGATCTTCCTCTGCATCGATTGCTCCGCGGTTCACCGTAGCCTCGGCGTGCACATCAGCTTCGTCAG GTCCACAAATTTAGACTCGTGGACTCCTGAGCAATTGAAAATGATGAGCTTTGGGGGGAATAACCGTGCTCATGTATTTTTCAAGCAACATGGATGGACTGATGGAGGCAAAATTGAGGCCAAATATACATCAAGAGCTGCTGATTTATACAGGCAACTCCTTTCAAAAGAAGTAGCCAAAAGTGTGGCAGAGGATGCAGGTTTGCCATCATCTCCCGTTGCTTCTCAGTCTacccaagcatctaatggacttCCTGATGTTAAGATCAGTGAAGCCCCAAAAGAAAGCTCTTTGGGTAGGCAAGAAGTGCCTGAAGTCTCTGCTTCCCCTAGGACTTCTCATACCATTATAACTACTGTAAAGAAGCCGCTTGGTGCCAAAAAGCCAGGAAAGACTGGTGGCCTTGGTGCTCGAAAGCTTACAACAAAG CCAAGTGAAAATTTATATGAGCAAAAGCCTGAAGAGCCAGTTGTCCCAGCAGTTTCTACTCCTGCTAGCAGCACTTCAGTGGCTAGTCCTTCTTTTGGATCCCGATTTGAGTATGTAGAAAATGTCCAATCATCCGATTTGACTTCTGGTGGCACGCATGTGATTGGTCATGTAGCTCCACCAAAGTCGTCAAACTTCTTTGCTGAATTTGGAATGGACAGTGGTTTTCCCAAGAAAGCGAGCTCTAACTCTTCAAAGTCTCAG GTCCAGGAATCTGATGAAGCAAGGAAGAAATTCTCAAATGCAAAGTCAATTTCGTCAGCCCAATTTTTTGGTGATCAGAATTCGGCTAGTGACCTCAATGCCCAAGTTTCCTTGCACAAGTTCTCC AGTTCATCTGCCATCTCCAGTGCTGATCTTTTTGGCGACAGTTCAGATTCTGCTTTGGACGTTTCTGCAAGTGACCTTATCAACAGGCTCTCTTTTCAG GCTCAGCAGGATATCTCTTCCCTTAAGAACATCGCGGGAGAGACCGGAAAGAAGCTAAGTTCGTTCGCGTCCGCCTTCATAAACGATCTCCAAGACAGAGTCCTCTAA